atttttaagaatcagACTAGTTTCGAACTGgttttcaaactatttttttcgagtaaaaaaatttatatgaaaactAGTTTGATTAACCGAActgattttgtaaaaaataatttgattatcgTTCGATTATAATCCAATTCAATcttaactgatttttttttcacaccccAGTACAGGGTTGGAATTTGTTCATTATGTGAGATTATGGCTTATACAATTGTTGTAAATGTAATGCCgcattattcatatttattttacgTGTTAGtttacatttattaaaatttacaaaatgtaaaatgatattcatattatttaataagtttcaaaaagttataactaataatgaaaatatatattaaaaatagtatATCAGAAATTAAATACTTGTTAGTTCATTCCTCTTTCTTTGCCTTGCCTATAGTCAAACCAAATTTGCTGTAACGACGAGGGCCCAAGTCttgtattataaaaatagaacaaaGGAAAGAATATTCACAGAACATAAAGATATTTGTCTTGTGAGTAATGCTATTTTGACAACATTTTCACACAGTATATCTTAcaaaaaaagagataagaaaaaaaagataaagtacgtaaaagaaaaataaattgtgaaagtattctaaaaaatttgaatgaaaCAAGTATCATCCTTTTCATTTTGCACGAAAGGCAAGGGGAATAGTACAAAGCTCCACCAAATATCTCTCTGACCCCTTTTTGTGTAAATTTTGATCCAGTCATCTAgcattttatataaaagatatcTAGAGGGAGAAGATGATACTTTTCTCATGATATTAGCAACATACTCTGTGACatactttatttaatatattctttattgaaaactataaaattatgaataagattCATTAAATATGAGAGACCTATAcacttttataatttctaacaaataaaaaatttagaaagtcTTAGATTCTGTATGTTTATCTTTTTCTCACATACCACCCAGTTAAGTGTTTTGGGCTGCTTGGAGGACTGAAGAAATGCTACAATCTGAGCAATAATTGTGGTTAGATATCTTtggtaaatataatataatacaagtttttctgttttatacattttaaaaatagatcAGAATATGACattggattaaaatttaatacattcttgttaatattaaaaaagattaaagcTGTTTGAGATGCTGCTTTACCTAGtaatataactaaaataatgGATATATGTGATAGGTAACTCCCATCTCATGAACTATTAGTATTGAGTTAGACCTATATCAATAAGTAATATGACTAAAATAGTGTACATAAGTGAGAGATAATTCTTACTAACTCTTTACTTCATGATCTAACTTTTGAAGTTAGGTTGGACCGTGACCCAAATTctaagaaaaccaaaaaaaaaaaaaaatgcaaaacatttaattttgttcTGTCTGGAAACCAAATGCTACCTAAGTCTACAACATCTATATCTTCACGTATCACAATAGCTCAGCCAAATATGCTTTAAGAAAAATGACAGGAATGATCTATATAAACACAGAACAAATCACTTCTCGAAGCTAACAGCAAATTTAGAACACTTCAGAAAACTTCCGTGTCCAAATtgcataaaatgaaatataatgttCATACATGGTGTCAAATGACTCAGATGAATTGTTTATGATTAAAATGGACTACAAAACATCAAATTTATTAGCCGATTGATCATTAATTccacatatttattaaattgcatgGAATTAGCAGATGATATTTTTGTGTTGTCCCTTGTTCTTGCATATTTGGTGAGTGATAAACGCTCTGGAAGTTTGTAAAGGATTAAACCATTCCAGGTATCATTCTATAACAGTTACAAGGTAAGATGTTTATCTATCATTGGACGGGATTGTTGCCATCTAATGTTAAAAGCACCTTATATAGATCAGGACGCCTATCACGGAATACCCCCCAACAATGCCTCGTTGATTTGATCTTGTCCAGATCAAACTGAGCAATAAGAACAGCTTCCTCTTTATCATCAGCAACTGAAACAATTTCTCCTGTAGGTCCTGTATATTGATAGAGAAGACAAAAATATAAACAGATAAGTTATGCCTGCAGCTAAACTTTCCAAGTGTtagaagaaatgaagaaaaaaaaatcgattaagaaaaagaagaggagAAGGGAAGGGAGGGCAGGGGGTGGGGGGGAATGCTACAAAGCAAGAAAATATTGGTTTTGGGTTGAGATGAATGTGGAAAAAGCATGTCATCTTTTAAAAGAAGGGTTTTCCCACACTGGTCAAACTAGTGAGGTGTGCTTCTGTGCTGAAAAGAAAACAGTTCACAAAAATTACCTGCTATGAAGGAGTTTCCGTAAAATGTTATCTCAGTTTTTCCATGTTCAGTCTCTATTATCTCCTTTCCTATCCTATTTGAAGCCACAAGAGGTACCTGCATTTTCCAAaattatttgatcaaatatgTTGGAAAGTTTAAACATAAATGTTTACACAAGTGGTTAAACCcttcatatttatataaaaaaaaatgatcatacAGTAAATTTCCTTTTCTCTAATACAAACTTTAGCATAGTATATCTTGGATTATTTTAGCCAACAACTAATGCTGAAGGAGTTCTAGATTAGGAAATAGAAACAACTGTGAGCATGACACATACACATATAAGAAAGAGATAGCAAGATATGCACCTTATAGATACacattataaatgaaaatatgtgGATGGGTAACTATTAGCTTGCGTACAAAACCTACCAAATTGGCCCCAGCATGTCCTTGCATTACTCGTTTCCAGTGGTCACGAGAGTCAATGCTTCCATCATGAGGTTCAGACCCAATAGCAGTAGGATAAAATAGAATCTCAGCACCTTGAAGCACCATTGCTCGGGCTGCCTCAGGAAACCACTGATCCCAGCAAATAGCTgacatgaaaattaattaaaatagtaaaaaagatAATTCTTCAGTTTCCTATCTGggagaaagatgaaaaatgCAGCTTccaaaatgtgtttggttgctTTAGCGaagcaaaaatcaaaattgggAAAATGTTTTTTGATAGAttcaacatttttcttttctgattGTCTAACAATCTTGATACAGCCACACTAAATGAAGTTTTGAGTACAGGCAAAAAGAACAGAATGCAGTTATAGTAATTATAAGTTCTTACCAACTCCAATCTTTGCAAATTTAGTCTGGAAAACCTGTTCAGCAAAAGCCTCAATGTTACACTATGTTCaccaatcattaaaaaaaacccATAAAACCAAGGTTATTCCAACCAGTGAATATCAATTATGGCTATCTTAAGCACCTACCTTAAATCCAGTGTCACCTGGATTAAAATAGAACTTTTCCTCGTAACCTGTAGGGGAGATTGTTTGATGAGTTAGGATGTAGACATACTAAATGACATATAAATGTCCTGAATATTGCATACCTGGTCCATCTGGAATATGGGACTTTCTATAAATCCCAAGATCAGTTCCATCAGAATCAATTATGGCTATTGAATTATAATGTGCATTGTTTGCCTCCTCAAAGAAGCTAACTGGTATGACTACACCTAACTCTTTTGCAAGTTTCTGCATTCTGCATCATGAACATTGAAACAAGAATAAGATTCATTACAGGATGATGCACATAAAAGACTAAGCCAATATTTGTTCCTCTGCCCCTTAAAACACCATAATACGGTTCCAGTTCATTGAGTGGCATGCAAGCAGTGACTAAGAAGCAGATTACAGAAGCtactttttcaattattttacctGAGGATTGTGGGATGGTCCTTATGTGGCTTAGCTCTTTGAAAGAAATCCACTCTTTGTGCCTGACAGAAGTAATAACCTTCAAAGAGCTCCTGAAATTATTCAAACATCATTAATATGATCCAAACACGCAACCAATCAGGGTTTTCCATCTGAATTAACGAGTCCAGTAAAATTACTATCTCTACAATGATGGGATAACTAGATAAGGAATCTGTATTTTTCTGAATGAACATCAAAAGTCATAAAAATCCCATTTGTCAGCCAGTagttttaaagataaataaaattccAGCAAAAACATTCTGTCAGTGCCAGCAATTACAGTCAAGAATCATCAGCATTATTAAGAAATCAATGCCAGATTGCCAAATATTTAGTGTAAGCAAGCAGTGCATATTAGATTAATAAATAATGCAGAAGTAGAAATGTAATTTACCCAAATGTATTCCAAATTCCATTTTACACAAGCATATTGCAGAAGAGCAATTCTGCTTCCTGTCTAACAGATTCTCTCATAGTCTCACTAGATTTTTCATCTAGCATATCATAGTTTGACTCAAGTCAAAGTCCTTGACCGTAACCAGTTAAGATTTGTAATATTGTACTATTCATggtaaaaaatagttatataaaagaaataccaTCACAAAAATGGTTTTATGCAACCTACTTAGTGAATTATAAATCATGGGAAGTCGTCTTAAAGTAAATTGGTAACCTAACCAGATTTATGCTTCTAACCTACAACCTCAATATTTGCATTGCTATATTGGAGGTTTCACCTCCTCATTTTCCTTAAAACAAGATTGCTTTTAGTTAAAGTAGTTGATCAAATAATCATATGGTTTTGAATCCCAATGAATgaaaaatacacataaaatCCATTTATGCGCATATCCTACTTGATGTTAACCTTAtcaagcaataaaagaagtcaACAAAAGATTGTATGGAATTAGATATTCTATAATTGATATGTAACACAAGTAGGAAGCATTGTCAGGGAAGGCCGTCCCAGGTTTTAAATATGCACACCTGAATCAGAATGATGTTCGCACCCTGTTTATGTGCAGCTCTAATTAGCCTGCACAAGAGCCAAAAAAGCATCACATAACATGCATAGAAATTTCATTTCTGCCACTGATTAGTctacaaattatattatatacttaAACAATAATCAGGGAAGAAAAACTGAAGCTCAAAAAGTTTCAGTTAGAAGCAGAAACAAAATCCAGAGGACAATTGAATTAGAGAGCCTGCTTGATTCCCTTCTAAATATGGACATCATGGTCTCATAGAAATGGGGTTGTTTTCAAAAATCAGAATGTGGATGTGGAATCAATCATAGATTTGTCAAAGGTAAGAGTGTGGGCTTGGCTACAAGCCAAGGTGCCAACGTTCAAGGTTCCTTTTGTAGAATGGCATTCAAATCTGTCAGAGTGTTTAAATCTCctaaagaaattatatatagtgCAGTGAGAAATGAGTCTGAGGTCTGTCATTAGACTTTGTTCTATAGCAACTGATTTGCTGTAAAAATTTGTTCCATTGTAACGTTTCCTCTGAATGTGGGCCATAATCAGTGCAAGCAAGAGCTAAAAATGAAACCTTTTAACCTGGGCAGCTCATAAACTAGTGACCCTCATCACCAAGTTCAGGATTCAGAACATGAAATTGGGTTGCAAGGGTGAACAATCcgaaatgaattgaaattgaaagtgGGTAAATAAGGAAATAGGTGAAATTGTTACGGTGTTACCTCTCGGCGGTGGCGATATTAGTTGAGACATCATCGGTGCATGCAAACTGCAAAGCAGACACCACCACGGTTCTACCCTTCTCCATCTACAGAAACAACGTAATAAAGCTCAAGTTTTGGGAATATGAGATTATTGTTTCCTTGTTGCCTCGTGGGAAAACACTGCACTGCACACAATAGAATTATATTCCGCCAACTTTTTAGACTCCTACATAAGtgtaaattaaagaataaatagaCATTCTATTCTCCTTTGCATATTATTCTTGttgaaatgttaaaaatagtTCTTATCTTTACATAAGTGTTGTAAAATAGTCATTGTTGCTAAATTTTCAAGTAATGTCGTTAGTGAGATGTATTGTTAACAATTTAGTGCCACGTAGACTTAAATAACTATCAATTCTTTTCAATGGGTTGAAGAAGAAAACCATGTTTCTAATAATTCTTATGTCACAAGAGCATCAATGTTAGTGGCTAATTTGAAACTACAAATTAAAGCTTGGTAggagaaaataagaaatttaacaaaccttgtgttgttaggtttttcatttttaattataatgttagttttaggggatgtattttaagtaaaatttgtaATAGCATCTTTTGATATTGTAATTGTTGTTTTGCTAAAGAATGTGTAGTAGGAAGAAATTTGTTGTCACGGTCAGTTAcccatttcaattaaatataatttgttgttgAAATTTATAGTTTAATCAATTCACCTAAACCGAgttcaattaaatataatttttatttatttaataaaatttgttgttgtatagccagttgaattaaatataattttatttttatttattaaataaaatttcttgttGTATAGCTTGTTAAAGTTATTGAAGTAGCAAATGTatgagaaattttgaaaaaccaatcacgaaaaaaaatcactaaaccAAGTGGTCCTAGTCTAGCTCCAAAATAGTgtgtaaattataaaagaaagagaataaacaaatattaaatcatGTGATTATTTTTCAAAGTCTAGAAGCTATAAAGTTTAACAGTGGTCCTAGTCCAGAGAACTGCTAGCAAATATCATTTGACACTTCCTAAACCAGAGAACCAACATGACTCAGCCATAATTTCATTTCACATACCAAAGCATGATAGTTACAAGCAATTGTTTAGCAAGGCAAGCTTTCACACCATAAACCAAAATAGATAAGTGAAGCTTTCATATACAAGTATCGTAATGTTTACATTGTTCAAGCTTTCAAAATATCCAACTACTGAATCATAATAAGTGAAGCTTTCATATACAAGTACCATAATATTTACATCATTCAAGCTTTCAAAATATTCAACTACTAAAtcctaataacaaaataaaattagtgatATACAACTACACAtcctaataacaaaataaaacaaaaaatgggtcttcagttttcttcattttttatactGCATCATCCTTATCAGCAACCTTCCTTTGTTTGGGTCTTGTTATGTTTAGCTTATTCTTTGCTACTAGTGGAACAATAGTTGCAAGGACCTACATGCAAATGCCACACATGAATAACacttgtaatatataaaaatagagtGCTGCAAAAAATTAGGTTGAGATAAAAATACTTTGTTGTGACAAATATTTACCATGAACTTCATGTCACTATCTTGTGACAAATTAAGCTGAGATAAATTAATCTCCACCGGACCTTCTTGAACATGAGCAGCAGCTTCTTCAGCCTCATTCAAAGCTTGCTCATCTTGAGCTAGTAGGTCGTCATCCTCATTTGAAGTTGGTGGTGCAACATATTTCTTTGGCCTAATAGGAACTCCAATATTTTTGCAGCTTCTGATGTTATGATGGGTTTGGCCACACCTTCCACATGTAAAGTCATGCAATTTCCTATTTAGCCTATGTCTTATGACATTGTCTTCATCTATAGATctccttctatttttcttagGCCTTCCTCTTTGTACCTTTTTATGTGGTGGAATGGGTTGTGCATGTTGTACCTGCGCCCAATATTGTGGTCCTTGGGCTGGTTCAATAAAATGGTGATATATCTTATTATAAGCCTCTATTGACAGCCACTCATGACACATGTCCTCAGGCTTTCCTCCTTTGTGACTTATTGTTGTAATGGCATGTCGGCATGGCATCCCTACATCAAAGTTGTAAAATCAACACACACATGTAGGTTacgaatgaaaaacaaaattgtacaGAACACAACCTGTTAGTTGCCAAACTCTACAAGTGATGTCCATTAAGCTAAATTGACCTCAACCTTTTTCCCTCACATGTGGACCTCATATCTGACGCCCATGTTATCACCACACCAAATTGGAGTCCATTGATTAGGAAAATGAATCTCTTTTTCTAGTCTTTTGTACTGAATTAGACATAATGGTCCAGGGTTTCCAAAAAGTTTAACCTTATGGGCAGCCATCTTCTCATGATGTAACATCTAATTTCTTCAAGCATGGTGAGAATAGGCTTGCACCTATACTgcagaatcttggaattgaatACCTCACATGTGTTGTTGCATATGTTGTCCACATTGGGTATTGTACTGAAATGGGCTTT
Above is a window of Glycine soja cultivar W05 chromosome 12, ASM419377v2, whole genome shotgun sequence DNA encoding:
- the LOC114379080 gene encoding N-carbamoylputrescine amidase-like, giving the protein MEKGRTVVVSALQFACTDDVSTNIATAERLIRAAHKQGANIILIQELFEGYYFCQAQRVDFFQRAKPHKDHPTILRMQKLAKELGVVIPVSFFEEANNAHYNSIAIIDSDGTDLGIYRKSHIPDGPGYEEKFYFNPGDTGFKVFQTKFAKIGVAICWDQWFPEAARAMVLQGAEILFYPTAIGSEPHDGSIDSRDHWKRVMQGHAGANLVPLVASNRIGKEIIETEHGKTEITFYGNSFIAGPTGEIVSVADDKEEAVLIAQFDLDKIKSTRHCWGVFRDRRPDLYKVLLTLDGNNPVQ